Within the Paenibacillus sp. AN1007 genome, the region AATGCTGGCAGTTATATCGCGCTGCTGGACCCGCCGGATGTTATTCGGAAAAAAATCAGCCGTGCCACGACAGATTCTGGCCGTGAAGTTGTGTATGATCCGGCAAATAAACCGGAAGTCAGCAATCTGATGAGTATTTATGCAGAGTGTGCAGGTATGACACTGAATGAGGTTGCAGCACGTTATGAAGGTAAAATGTACGGGCCGTTCAAAAAGGAATTGGCTGAGGTGGTTGTATCTGTAATTGAACCGCTGCAGGCGAGATATAACGAAATTCGCGAATCTGGTGAGCTTGCAGATGTACTGGAGAATTCGGCACGCCGTGCGGAAGAGGATGCTGCGAAGACACTTGATGCGGTGAAAGAACGAATGGGCTTTGTTCCTAGACGCAAGTAAGGGAAAAGTGGCTAGAGCTTAACGTCAGTTAGTTGGTTTCAAATAAAGGATATAAATAATGAAGAATATCAATCATTTATGATGTGAAAAAGAGGAGGCAGATGAATTCATCTGTCTCCTCTTTCTTTGAATGTTGAATGGATAACGTTAATTTGATGTGAGCGGCGCCTATGAGGCCGAAGTGGATTCGGAAGCCGAGCGAGCTTCCAGACGTTCTTTTTTGGCCCGAATGACAAATCCCCATACGATGTTAGCCATGGACAACACAAACAGCAGGAAAGCCAGCCAGCCGTTGTAAGAAATCGTGATCGCTGTAACCGTTAACAAAACAATCGAAGAAAATGCAAACCATAAGGATAAACCTTTACTCATTGGGAAAAACCTCCATGTACAAATTTAATGAATTTTCGTATAACCTGAAGCGTGCGAGCCATAATAATCTTGCAAGCTTGCAATACATTACAGACACAGATTGAAAGGAGATTTTAAATATGGCTCAAGGATCTCGCTCTTCTAACAACTTGGTGGTACCTCAAGCGACAGCAGCCCTGCAGCAGTTGAAAATGGAGGCTGCACAGGAACTGGGTGTAACCATTCCACAAGACGGCTACTATGGTAACTACACTTCCCGTGAGACTGGATCTTTGGGTGGGTACATCACCAAACGTCTGGTACAAATCGCTGAGCAGTCTCTGGCTGGGTCTGGCAAATAATTTATATACCAAAGCAGTAAAGCCCGGGGCGATATCGCCCCGGGCTTTTCCCGCGCAATCATTCCTATCTCTGATTGTGCCCTGCAATCCACACTGCGTCAAGGGCGAGCAGATAAAAGTTTTTTATCCATTTTTTCATCACTCAGCCATCCTACGTACGTATCAATGGTTTCAAAGTTCCGATCCATGACGACTACAGCGACAAAAGGATACTGCTTTCGGTGTCGATAGCGGACATCTGCCCAGCGAACTTTATATCCGGATGGCAGTTCCTCTACCTCTGCCACAGCATAAGAAGTGAAGTAGAGAAATGCACTGACCTCTGGCGCTTTACGTGAAGCCGCAACCGCAGCATGGGTGGAAGAGGTGGCATGGAGACTCCAGGTCAGCTCGGACCCATCCATTTTGCCGAGTTCATAGCTTCCATCCTTATTCGTTTTGACGACATGCCAGCGGCTCCATGAGATCGTTGGAATGACGATATATTTAGCTGATTCCGGACTGTTATCCATACGTCTGACCTTTCGAACCACCAGTGCGCGAGCGATTGTGCGCCATATATAATACACGCCAATCAGGATGTACAGCGCAGTAAAAAGTGGGCCGGGCGCAAACAGGTCAAAGGCCCATAACAAAATAGCAATAACGTGAGTTGTGAACAAAAATGGATCAAAAATATGAATGATGTTCCAGGCAATCCAGCGTTCGGTAAAAGGTCTTGCAGCCTGGGTCCCATAGGTATTGAACAGGTCAGTGAAAACATGTACGCCAACAGCTACGGCAGTCCAAAGGGCTACATGGCCGAGTGAAACTCCCGAAAAGATCAATCCGATCACACCTGTAATCAGCAGAATCCATAACAGCAGAAACGGCAGGGAGTGGGACAAGCCCCGATGATTCCGAATATACAGTGAATTACTTTTAAAACGCAGTGCAGTATCAATGTCGGGCGCCTGGGAACCGACAATGGTGCCGACCATGACTGCGGCTGCGAGCATAGGATTCGCTGCAACGACAGGATCAATATAGGCGAGACCAGCCAGACCAATGCCCATGACAAAATGTGTAGAGGTATCCATAAACGTCTCCTTTATAAGGTGTATCGTCTTCAAACATTCTTCTCTATCTAGGTGATACCCATATCTAGTGTATATTATCCGCCTGCGAAGATGCAAAACATGCTGAGCTCTGGTAACAATCTGCCCAATTCCCAACAAATGTACGAACATTGTCAAACTATTTCCCAGATTGCTGTGATAAAATTTATATCGGAAGCGGAGTGAAAAGAATAAAACATTCCGTCATGAGACGGGCGTGTTACGTATCAGACTCTTCGTACACCGAGATATGCCGATAAGGAAGTATTATTTTATACATATGTATCCCTGGGCTGAAGTGATAACGCCATAAATGAAAGACAATGTATTTAATAAATTACCGGGCGTGAACGGTTACAAGGCACAAGGGCTGCAGTCGAACAGAGGATTTATTTTGCTAAACAATGTATGCGTATTCACCATTTATTGTTGGGGGGAAGGGAAGAAGATGCAGATCATTAAGAAATACAAATGGACATGGATATTGCTGGGCATTGCACTGATTATGGCGGTATATTTAATGTGGAACACGGCGTTTGCCAGCAAGGAGAAATTACCCGAGATTCGCGAAATTCAATCGTTCTCAATGGAAAATGTGGACGGGAGTACCGTATCGCTCGCGGATACACAGGGCAAAGTACGATTGTTCTACTTTTATTTTACCAGCTGCCCTGATGTGTGTCCGATTACGACATTTACGCTGTCTCAGGTGCAGGACTTGTTGAAAGAGGATGGAACTTTTGGAGACAAAGCTTCCTTTGTATCCATTTCCTTCGATCCGAAAGTAGATACGAGGGAGAAAATCAAAACGTTTGCTGACCGTTTCCATGCGGATTATTCCGGCTGGTATTTCCTGCGAGGAGATATGGATCAAACGAAAAAGTTCGCCAAAGAATCGTTTCAGATTTTGATTGAAGGAGAGAACCAGGATGATTTTGCCCACATGAATATGATTGGTCTGGTGGATGAGAATAACCAGCTGCGCAAGGTATATAACGCCTTTAATACAGAAGATGTACAGCCGGAAGCCATTGCCGATGACATTCGCAGGTTAATTAAAGAATAATAAATGCATCGTAACGAATGGTTTATTATCGAATTCGATTCATGTATTAACAACAGCGATCAGATAGTAAATGAAGAAAGGCTGTGTCCGGTTAACTTAACCGGACACAGCCTTTTGTTTCTCAAGTTTAGTACGAAGGTTGGTCGGGATACCGGATATGCTCCTCCAGTCCAGCCTTCTCCAATTGGGAAATGATGTATTCATCAGGTGTACCTTCGACCCCTGCGTACCCACGTCTTGTGTACATTTGTACTGCATCGGGAAAAGCATCCCGCAGTACACCTCTTATTTTTTTGCCGGAGCTGTCATTATCCATGAACAAATATACATCATCATACCCCACCTGCTTAAGCAGCGCCTCCAGTTTGAGTGAGTTCAGCGTTCCAAACGTACACAGAATATTGATCTCTGGTCCAACCAGACGTTTAAGTTTGCTGCGATCATTCTTACCTTCAACAATGACATGAATAGGCATCTTATTCCCCCCTGATTCGAGAGCTGTTGTCGACATTCCCCGGGAAATGTTACAGCGGAAATCGACGGAATGTACATATAGTGTATCTGGAAATGAGGGAATGATGCAAAGTTTAAATGATCTGTATTATATGCTGGCAGCCAAATTAGAGATACTGAGCGGAAACGGGTTAACCAAGAATGCTTTTGGCATCGGAAGATGACAGGGATGCACCATGTCTGGACGTATAATATGGCAGCAGCAGAATACCAATCATTAGCAAAATAAAGGCAATAAAGTAAGGGGATACGCCAAGCCTCAGCTGTCCTGCTGTAATCGGACCAATAAAGGAGCCAATAGAGGTGGCAATCGACTGTAACGAGAAAATACGCCCAAGCTTTCTGCCGCCGCTTAAATGGATAAAGAGAGTAGCCATGGCGGGGAAAATGATGCCTTTGGACATCCCGAGCACAAATAAGATAATCGATAACGAAACCTGCGGTATGGCTGCCATAACAAAAAAGCTTAAGGACATCAGCAGCACGCCAGCTACCAAACGAAGTTTCGGCGAATAACGGTTCAGGAACAGCATGCTGAGTGTGAAAAGCGCACCTATGCTGATGATTGAAAATAAGAGTCCGGTAGACATCATGGATGAATGCCCGCCGCCTCGCAGAGGCAGTTCAAAGAACAGAATGCCTTGGGCACAGGCAATGACCAGAGGCAGGATGAAATAGCGCCACGACACGGGCAGGAACACTTTGGTGGAGTCTTTGGCTGTATGACTGAGCTCATTCGGGCTGGACGTCGCCGTGGCAGACTTCGCTGGTTCCGTTAACGGCTGTGGCTGACGGACAAGACCGCGCGGCATCGTCAGCAGTGCAATGACACCTGTCAAAATGAGCAGGTAGCCGAGACTGGAGAAGGTGGCGGAAAAACCCATCGCACCTACGATAACTGCACCTGCGGCCGGTGACACCACAGAAGCCAGCGTGTGCACAACGCCGTGACCGGACATGTATTTGCCTTGTTTAACCGGATCTGTAGAGAGCTGAGCAAGCAGAGCCAGACATGCCGGAGACAGAAAAGCCAGTACAAATCCGCTGATCGAACGCAGCGCGAGCAGCTGCCAAGGCGTATGAACATGGGCCTGCAGAAGCAGGATGATGCCTGCACCTACCAGGCTGAATACGATATATCGGCGGCTGCCGTGTTTATCAATCTGTGTCCCGGCAATCAGATTACCGGGCAGATGGGTTAAGGAATAGATACCCATCATCCAGCCGATGAAGGTTGGAGCTGCACCGAGCGATATGGCAAAAGGCGTCAGAATGGGATACTGGGCGTGCAGATCGAACACAGCTAGAAACAGAAACAGGTATAGCCAGATGGCCGTTTTCACTAGAGCCCCTCCTTGTTAGGCGATGCCTGCTGATATACAGGTCTGGAACGTGTTCACGTTCGTCGGACAGATCCTCATGGTACTACTTGTACGCCTGTAAGGACGAACTTAGACCGTTTATTTTTGCCGGAGAGGGCTTAGCTGACAGGAGGTTCGGAAATCATGTATAATATTCGGGAAGTCAATAATGAACTCTAATACGGAAGGTGTAATCATGAACATAGAAGTGATCAAAGAGTTTGTGATGCAGAACTGGCTGGTGATCGTCGTTGCACTGATCATTTTGTTCTTTGTTCTGAATGTGGTCAAAACGATGTTAAAATGGGCGATTGCTATCATCATTATTGCGGCTCTTCTGATATACAGCGGCATCTCCATTGAACAGATCAAAGAGACCGTCACAGACGTGCAGTCCAGCACGATGGACACACTCAAGAAAGAAGCGACAAGCATCATGCTGAAGGAAGCTTCCAAAGCAACCTATGCGGCGGGGCAAAATGGTGAATTTACGATTACCAGCCCTAACGTGGAGATTAAAGGGAACACGAAGTCTGACAAAGTTGATGTGACGTTCCGCGGGATTTCAGTTGGCGAATGGAAGCTCGACAACGAAACGATCCGAACATTTGTCGAACAGGCACAAAAGAACAAAACAGCACCTGCTTCGTAGTTAAAGGAGGAATAAAGACGTGCTGCAAACATGGCTGGACAGCCTCAAGGAGTTAAATGGCATTACCATTTTGCTGCTGCTGATCGTAGCGGCTTCCTTACTGCAGGGATGGTCCAGAGGAGCTTCACGTTCCGCGGGAAGACTCTTTGGTTTCCTTATGGACGGTATTATGGCGGTCATCGGTATTTTATTATCCATCGGATTAACCTTATGGCTTGCGCCATACGTGCAGCAGTGGTTGTCTGCGCATGCCGCAGCTATGCCTAACCGTGAGTTGAACCGATGGGAGCAGTTGTATTATACGCTGGTTACAGCCATTGCAGATTTTCCGCTGATGCGGTTTGCCGTATTATTTGTACTGAGTTATGGCATCATTCGCATGATCCTTGGTTTCTTATCCTCCTTCTTGTTCCGCAGAAGACATTCAGGTCATGAACCAGACAAACCTAAAGGCATGATCAGCCGTCTGACAGGTGCGGTCATTGGTACAGTTATCGGTTCGGTCCGCGGAATGATTGTGATCGCGGTATTGTTCATGATCGTCAGTCTTTATCCGGGCAGCATGTTCAGTCGGTATGTGGAGGCCTCACCGATCTATATGCAGGGAGCCAAATCAGTTATTGAGCCGTTGTCCGGTACGTTCATCAAGGACAAGCTTCCGGTATTTACCCAGGCCGTTCAGAAGGAACTGGGAGGTATTCTGCAGCGGAAGTACGAGGTGATCGATCATAATATTCCGGCAGATATTGAACAGGCTGCGCAGGAGATCGTCAAAGGGAAAACGACGGATGAAGCGAAAGCGAGAGCTCTGTACGATTGGGTAGGTACCCGGATTCAATACGACTACGGGAAAGTAGATGATTACGAACAGAAGGGGATATGGCATGAGCAGACCCCTCAGAATACATTTGATACTCGCAAAGGGGTATGCATCGATTATGCCCGCCTCTATGCGGTGATGGCACGTTCCCAAGGTATTAATGTCAGGGTGGTTACAGGTTTGGGATATAACGGTCAGGGAGGTTACGGCCCTCATGCTTGGAACGAAGTATATTTGAGTGATTCCGGGAGCTGGGTTCCGCTTGATCCAACCTGGGCGATTAGTGGAGACTGGTTTAATCCTCCCAATTTTGCCGACACCCATGTGAAAGATCAGTCCGCTTGATTGTAAGCCAGACAAGGTTCTGAATATAACGACACTTCCAGGTGATCATGCCGGGATTATCCGGCAGCTGCGCTTATGTATCAAAGTCATGAAAGAGGTAGGATGAATGAAAAAGCATTCCAACGAGAAGGATGAACTTGCGGACAAACGGCGGTTTAGTTACCGGATGAACGTATTTTTCTTTGCTTCTTTTGTCATATTTAGTGTGATTATTGTGCGCTTGGCCTATCTACAGTTTGTAGAAGGTCCCGAGCTCAGTCAGGAGGAAGCGAGCAACATTACAAAGGATGTACCGCTTGCTCCTGTGAGAGGAACGATCTATGATTCGACGGGCACGGTGAAGCTGGCATACTCCAAACCGATCCAGTCCTTGTATCTCACATTGTATAAAAACTACGGGGATGTGGAGGGGAAGCCGAACCCCAAAATTGGCGAAGTTCAGGACATGGCCAAGCGTCTGAATGAAGTCTTCGAAAAGTATAAAGCCAAAGATTCCGAATCTTTGACTGTGGATAAAATCATTGAAGAGATGGACTTGAATTCACGCAAGGCGAACGGTTTTATGCCAAGGCTCATCAAGAGTGATTTGTCCGAAGGAGAGGTGGCTTATTTCCTTCAGCATAAGGATGAATTCAAGGGCATCCAGATCATAGAAGAAAGTGTACGTTACTACGATCCGGACACAGTAGCTGTTCAATCCATTGGTTATTTGAAAAAATTCAAAAGCTCCAAAACATTGAACAAGTATAAAGAAGTGGATGAAGCGAATAAAACACAGACCGATCCAGGCTTGGTGTATACAGAGAATGAGTTTGTCGGATTCGATGGACTTGAGCTTCAGTATCAGGATAAGCTGCGAGGTAAAAGTGGTTATACGTCGGTTGATGTTGATCTGCGCAACCTGCCCGAAGGTGTAGCAGGTACAACACCGCCGCAAAAAGGATACGACCTGATCTCCAGCATCAACAAAAATGTGCAGGTGAAAACCGAGCAGGCGATCCTGGATCAACTGAGCTGGCTTCATCGCAATCCGGTATCAGGCAGACTGCATCCTAATGCAACCACCGGATTTGCCGTTGCCATGGAAGTAGATACAGGTAAAGTAGTGGCAGCTGCCAGCATGCCTGATTATGACACGAATGTGTGGAGAACGGGCAGTATAAGCAATGAAGATTACGATAAAATCAAATATATTTATCAGAACGGTACAATTCGGGGGTTCCTGCCTAGTGATTCTAGAAAAAGGGCTGAATCCGTTGTATTGCTCGGTTCAACGATCAAGCCGCTCAGTGTCCTGATCGGATTAAAAGAAGGATTCTTTACGACTAACACGGTGTATAACGACCGGGGTTCAACCACATTCGGCGGAGACAACCGCCGCGTACAGAACTCTTCGGGTCACGTCTACGGTCCGATGCGTCCACATGATGCCATTCGTCATTCCTCTAACGTATTTATGATCGACGAGATTGGTAAAAAGCTTTATGCCCAATATGGAGCTAAGGGCGTTGGCGTGTGGGATAAGTACATGGAGCAGTTTGGACTCGGTGTGAAAACAGGAGTCGATCTGCCCAATGAATGGCCTGGGCGTAAAGAATATTTAGAAAGCGATGAAACATCCCTCACCAAGCTGGTATATGCCTCCTTTGGACAGCAGGGTAAATATACAACGATGCAGCTGGCACAGTACACAACGATGTTAGCGAACAAAGGAAAACGAATGCAGCCCCAGTTCGTGAAGGAGTTCCGGGATTCAGAAGGTAATGTTGTTGAGAAGGTGAAACCGAAGGTACTCAGCACAGCAGAATTCAGTGATGCATACTGGAATGAGGTACAGCGTGGTATGGCCACCGAGGTTTCTTCCTTTGGCGGTTTCCCTTATGATTTTGCCAGAAAAACAGGTACGTCGACACAGAGTATTGGAGGCAGACCGGTGGATAACGGGGTGTTTATCGCATACGCGCCTCGTAACAATCCGAAGCTGGCTGTTGCTGTCATGATCCCTGAAGGGGGCTTCGGCTCCAGCAGTGCGGCTCCGGTTGCAAGGGCAATCTTTGATGCTTACGATCAAGAGTTCGGCCTGGACGGCATCCCTAAAAAAGATAAAAACAAAGAAGCAGACACGAGTACACAATAATCCGGTAGTGAGACACTGCAGGCAGAAGAAGGCCCTCAGAATAATCTGATGGGCCTCTTTTTGTTGAATTTTATGTAACCTAATGATTCGCAGTACGTTATATACAGAGGGAGTACAGCAGATTACCGTATTCAACGTTTAAAAATGAGCATCGATGCCATACGTTTGGCACTGCCATTATTACAGAAATGTAACCAAAAATAGAAGGACGTTACAGTTTGCTTTTGATAAACTTAAGAGGAGAAAATATGTCGATTCGGTCTGTTCTGACGTTTTAACATGATTATAAATATATTACTTTTTTAGGAACGGAGAGAGCAGCACATGTTTAAACGATTGAAAAACAAACCGCCGAATGAAAATGAACGTGTGGTTGACAAAGCTTCGACAGCCAGACTGAATATGTTTTTTTTCGCGGCATTTGTGATATTCAGCATCCTTATTTTTCGACTGGCGTTTGTGCAGTTTGTAGAAGGACCTGAACTGACGTATATGGAGTCTACCCGGAATACAAAGGATATACCGCTTGCTCCGGTACGGGGTCCGATCTATGATGCGACCGGCAAGGTGGCGCTTGCTTATTCGGAGCCGGTGCAGTCCCTGTATGTTTTGTTATATGAAGATTATCGCAATGATGATCGCAGGCAGGAAGCCGAGGAGTTGGCACAGGAGCTTGCCGATATATTCAAACGATTCAATCCGGGAGATGAGACGCAGCCGGATGCGGAGGAAATTGTCAAACGGCTGGATCTCAATCATCAGAAGACGTTTGGTTATGTACCAAGACTAGTTAAGTCTGATCTGTCGACCGAGGAAATCGCTTTTTTTATGGAGAAAAAAACGGAGTACCCCGGCATCATGGTTCTGGAAGAAAATGTACGCCGATATGACCCGGATCGGGTTGCCGTACAAGTTATTGGTTACACAAGAGAATTCAAACGTGTTCCAACAACAATGAAGCAGTACCAAACCATTATGAAGCAATCTGCCTCTCAACGTGACCCGGGTCTGGTGTACTCACAGGATGAGAAGGTTGGATTTGACGGTCTGGAACTGCAGTATCAGCAGGAGCTTCGCGGGCGAAGCGGATATCAATCCATTGACATCGATTCCCGGAACCTGCCTACGGGTACGATGGAGTTGACTCCACCGGAGAAGGGATACAGTCTGGTCTCCACGATCAATAAGGAGATTCAACTTGCGGCACAGCAGGCTATTACCGATGAATTGCGGAAACTACCTAAAGCTATCACGGGTTACGCTGTAGCGATGGAAGTGGATACAGGTAATGTCGTAGCGATGGCCAGCATGCCGGATTACGATCCGAATGACTGGGATTATGACAAAATTAAATATGTATTCCGCAACGGGACAACAGAGTCCTTCCCTCCGAATGATAACAAACCGCGTCATGCTGAATCCGTTGTGCTGCTTGGATCGGTTATTAAACCGCTGAGCGTACTCATCGGACTGAAAGAGGGACTGTTCACTGCGGGAGAGACGTACCCTGATAAAGGGTATGCTGTACTTGGCAAAGATGGACGACAAGTGAAAAACTCTCACTCGGCGTATAACGGAAATATTACGGCACGCAGAGCCATCGAAAAATCTTCCAATGCATTTATGATTGATATGGTGGGTAAGCGGTTGTTAAACCAATATGGTGGAACAAAAGCCATTGAAAAATGGGACGAATACATGAAGAGTTTTGGTTTAGGTGTGTCCACAGGCATTGATCTGCCTAATGAATTTCTTGGCCGACTGGAGTATAAGGAAGATCATGAGTCGGCTCTAACACGCCTGGCGTTTGCATCATTTGGCCAGCAGGCGAAATATACGACGATGCAGCTGGCCCAGTACACTACCATGCTTGCGAACAAAGGCAAACGATTGGAGCCTCATCTGGTGAAGGAAATTCGAGATGCAGATGGCAATGTGGTGAAGAAGTTCAAACCAAAAGTGCTTAATGAGGTGAAGTTTGCGGATGCACACTGGAACGAAGTGCATAAGGGCATGGTGACCAAAGTAAGCTCATTCGACGGATTCCCTTATGATTACGCCAGAAAAACGGGAACATCCGAGCAGGGAGCCGGACCGAATAAAAAGGAGAACGGGGTCTTTATTGCCTTTGCTCCGCGGGAGAATCCGAAGCTGGCTGTAGCCGTTGTCGTACCGGAAGGCGGGTTTGGATCGGTCAGTGCTTCACCTATAGCACGTAAAATTTTTGATGCTTACGATGAAGTGTATGGACTGGATGGTATTCCGAAGGGCAAAAAGGACCAGAAGCAGGAGTAGGATTAAGGATAAGCTTTATAAAGATGGTGCAGTTCATTTAAAGGACAAAGCTGGTTTAATTTGATGCGGCTGCATATAAACCTCAGGACAGGCAGGGGAAATTATCCCTTGCCTTTTGTTTTGTCATCAGATAAAATTTGCACAAGGGAAACATTATTAGACGAGTTTAAAAGTTGATACCTTGTACAACTTAATTAGTTGAGGACAAATGTTGTAGTAGAGGGAAAGGGGAGGCTGGAATTGTTAAAGGTGAAGATGAGGAGTATTCAACGTGGATTCATTACTCTGGCATGTATTGTGCTGATTATCGTGCTGACAGCTTGTTCAAGCAATCCGGGAACAAGCGGGAATGGGAAAGTGCAGGTCACAGCAACGACAGGAATGATCGCGGATGCAGCAAGAGAGGTAGGCGGAGCATACGTTGAGGTTACCGGCTTGATGGGACCCGGGGTAGACCCGCATCTATACAAGGCATCTCAAGGAGATATCCGCAAACTGGAGCAAGCCAAAGTGATCTTCTACAACGGCCTGCACCTGGAAGGCAAAATGACAGACATTTTAGAGAAAATGTCTAAAAGTAAGCTGGTCACTGCAGTTGCGGAGAAAATTCCGACAGAAGAGCTCCATTCCGGCCAAGCGACAGGTGGAACGGAATATGATCCCCATGTCTGGTTTAACGTTAAGCACTGGATGCGTGCGGCAGAAGCGGTTCGAGACACGCTGATCGAAGCAGATCCGGAACATGCAGAGCAGTATAAGACACAGGCACAAGCATACCTGGAGAAGCTGGAAGCTCTGGATGCGGAAGTGCGGGAGAAAATTGGGCAGATTCCCGAGTCAAGCCGGGTATTGGTTACAGCCCATGATGCATTTGGTTATTTTGGCCAAGCCTACGGGATTAAAGTGATGGGGCTTCAAGGCATCAGTACGGCAGCGGAATACGGTGCCAAGGATGTAAGCGAACTGCGGGATTTTCTGGTGGAGAACAAGATTAAAGCTGTGTTTATCGAATCAAGCGTGCCGGCGAAAGCGATGGAAGCCATCATAGCCGGCGCAGCTGAAAAGGGCCATAACGTAAGTATAGGCGGGGAACTGTTCTCAGATGCCATGGGAGCCGAAGGTACTGAAGAGGGCACCTACATTGGAATGGTGCGCCACAATGTCGAAACCATCGCAGCGGCGCTGAAATAATAATTCATCTGGAGAGAGGAGAATGACGTTGATGAGTGATATAAATGTGAAACAGCAGCCAATAGTGAATACGTCCAGTGATCGGCTTGGACAAGGAACGAAGAATCCATCTTCTCCTCTTATTGTAAGGAATCTGGCTGTGGCTTATCACAAAAAGCCGGTGCTCAGTAATGTAACTTTTGATGTTCCCGAGGGACAGCTGATTGGCATTCTTGGGCCAAACGGAGCCGGTAAATCCACATTAATCAAAGCCGTTCTGGGACTTGTGCCCAAAATGCACGGTGACATAGAAATTTTCGGACAGTCCTATCGTGAAGCACGCCGGCGTATCGGCTATGTTCCGCAGCGGGAGTCCGTAGACTGGGATTTCCCGACGCATGCGTTAGATGTAGTTATGATGGGACGATACGGGCATCTGGGCTGGTTTCGCCGTCCTGGTAAAAAGGAAAAGGATATGGCGGCTCACTGCCTCGAGCAGGTGGGTATGGGAGATTATATGTATCGGCAGATCAGCCAGCTGTCAGGAGGTCAGCAGCAGCGTGTATTTCTAGCGCGGGCTTTGGTGCAGCAGGCAGATCTGTATTTCATGGATGAGCCGTTTGCTGGCGTGGATGCTACGACGGAGAAAGCGATCATCTCGCTGCTGGAAGAACTGAAAAAGCAGGGGAAAACGGTGCTGGTTGTCCATCATGATCTGGCCACAGTAGAAGAATACTTCGATCATGTACTGCTGCTCAACGGTCGTATGGTAGCAGCTGGAGCTACAAGCGAAGTATTCACGCCCGATTCATTACAGGAGACGTACGGAGGCCGGATTGCAATGATTGGCAGCCGGACGGAGAAAGGTCAGG harbors:
- a CDS encoding penicillin-binding transpeptidase domain-containing protein, with product MKKHSNEKDELADKRRFSYRMNVFFFASFVIFSVIIVRLAYLQFVEGPELSQEEASNITKDVPLAPVRGTIYDSTGTVKLAYSKPIQSLYLTLYKNYGDVEGKPNPKIGEVQDMAKRLNEVFEKYKAKDSESLTVDKIIEEMDLNSRKANGFMPRLIKSDLSEGEVAYFLQHKDEFKGIQIIEESVRYYDPDTVAVQSIGYLKKFKSSKTLNKYKEVDEANKTQTDPGLVYTENEFVGFDGLELQYQDKLRGKSGYTSVDVDLRNLPEGVAGTTPPQKGYDLISSINKNVQVKTEQAILDQLSWLHRNPVSGRLHPNATTGFAVAMEVDTGKVVAAASMPDYDTNVWRTGSISNEDYDKIKYIYQNGTIRGFLPSDSRKRAESVVLLGSTIKPLSVLIGLKEGFFTTNTVYNDRGSTTFGGDNRRVQNSSGHVYGPMRPHDAIRHSSNVFMIDEIGKKLYAQYGAKGVGVWDKYMEQFGLGVKTGVDLPNEWPGRKEYLESDETSLTKLVYASFGQQGKYTTMQLAQYTTMLANKGKRMQPQFVKEFRDSEGNVVEKVKPKVLSTAEFSDAYWNEVQRGMATEVSSFGGFPYDFARKTGTSTQSIGGRPVDNGVFIAYAPRNNPKLAVAVMIPEGGFGSSSAAPVARAIFDAYDQEFGLDGIPKKDKNKEADTSTQ
- a CDS encoding penicillin-binding transpeptidase domain-containing protein, which encodes MFKRLKNKPPNENERVVDKASTARLNMFFFAAFVIFSILIFRLAFVQFVEGPELTYMESTRNTKDIPLAPVRGPIYDATGKVALAYSEPVQSLYVLLYEDYRNDDRRQEAEELAQELADIFKRFNPGDETQPDAEEIVKRLDLNHQKTFGYVPRLVKSDLSTEEIAFFMEKKTEYPGIMVLEENVRRYDPDRVAVQVIGYTREFKRVPTTMKQYQTIMKQSASQRDPGLVYSQDEKVGFDGLELQYQQELRGRSGYQSIDIDSRNLPTGTMELTPPEKGYSLVSTINKEIQLAAQQAITDELRKLPKAITGYAVAMEVDTGNVVAMASMPDYDPNDWDYDKIKYVFRNGTTESFPPNDNKPRHAESVVLLGSVIKPLSVLIGLKEGLFTAGETYPDKGYAVLGKDGRQVKNSHSAYNGNITARRAIEKSSNAFMIDMVGKRLLNQYGGTKAIEKWDEYMKSFGLGVSTGIDLPNEFLGRLEYKEDHESALTRLAFASFGQQAKYTTMQLAQYTTMLANKGKRLEPHLVKEIRDADGNVVKKFKPKVLNEVKFADAHWNEVHKGMVTKVSSFDGFPYDYARKTGTSEQGAGPNKKENGVFIAFAPRENPKLAVAVVVPEGGFGSVSASPIARKIFDAYDEVYGLDGIPKGKKDQKQE
- a CDS encoding zinc ABC transporter substrate-binding protein, which encodes MELLKVKMRSIQRGFITLACIVLIIVLTACSSNPGTSGNGKVQVTATTGMIADAAREVGGAYVEVTGLMGPGVDPHLYKASQGDIRKLEQAKVIFYNGLHLEGKMTDILEKMSKSKLVTAVAEKIPTEELHSGQATGGTEYDPHVWFNVKHWMRAAEAVRDTLIEADPEHAEQYKTQAQAYLEKLEALDAEVREKIGQIPESSRVLVTAHDAFGYFGQAYGIKVMGLQGISTAAEYGAKDVSELRDFLVENKIKAVFIESSVPAKAMEAIIAGAAEKGHNVSIGGELFSDAMGAEGTEEGTYIGMVRHNVETIAAALK
- a CDS encoding metal ABC transporter ATP-binding protein; amino-acid sequence: MSDINVKQQPIVNTSSDRLGQGTKNPSSPLIVRNLAVAYHKKPVLSNVTFDVPEGQLIGILGPNGAGKSTLIKAVLGLVPKMHGDIEIFGQSYREARRRIGYVPQRESVDWDFPTHALDVVMMGRYGHLGWFRRPGKKEKDMAAHCLEQVGMGDYMYRQISQLSGGQQQRVFLARALVQQADLYFMDEPFAGVDATTEKAIISLLEELKKQGKTVLVVHHDLATVEEYFDHVLLLNGRMVAAGATSEVFTPDSLQETYGGRIAMIGSRTEKGQV